Proteins found in one Carassius auratus strain Wakin chromosome 12, ASM336829v1, whole genome shotgun sequence genomic segment:
- the LOC113112247 gene encoding guanine nucleotide-binding protein G(I)/G(S)/G(O) subunit gamma-T2-like has protein sequence MARDMSDKEILKMELDQLKVEVNTPRIAVSTTAPEIIAFVEGLSAEDPLVKGVPEDKNPFKEKGGCIIT, from the exons ATGGCTCGGGACATGTCAGATAAAGAGATCCTAAAGATGGAGCTGGATCAGCTGAAGGTGGAAGTGAACACTCCTCGAATCGCG GTCTCCACAACAGCTCCAGAGATCATAGCGTTCGTGGAGGGCTTGTCTGCTGAAGACCCGCTGGTCAAAGGTGTCCCAGAAGACAAGAACCCTTTCAAGGAGAAGGGTGGATGCATTATTACATAG